AGGAAGCCCGCGACAAGGCCAATCAATATGTGGAGCGCGGTAAGGAACAGTTGGATGAGTACATTGACCGCAGCCGCCAGTACTATGAGCGCGGCCGCAGTCAGTGGACCGAGTATGTGGAGAAGGGGAAAGACTTTCTGCACGAGCAGCAGGACAAGGTAGCTGCGGCTGTAGACGCGGGGAAGCAGGCGTATAGCCGGGCGGCCGTCGAAGAACCTTCCAACGACCACTCAGCGTAAACTCAGCTTGCATGGGGCTCCGCATCGAGGCGCGGAGCCCTGTCACTATTTCCGGAAAGAAAGCGCGGCCTACCCATGCTTACAGCAGCCATTCTTTGGCAGAGCCAACTGGCAACGGACCATTCCAACCTGCTTATCACTTTCATCGCGGTGGTTGCCGCGGCCGTCGTGCTGCAGGCTTTTGTGCTGATTGGGATGGCTGTAGGCGCCTATAAGACGCAGAAGCAGTTGCTCAGCATCGCCCAGGAGCTGCAGGCCAAGGCCTTCCCCATCATGGACAACATCACGCGCGTGGTAGATAAGGCTGCGCCGAAGGTGGACCGCATTACCGACAACCTCGTCGAGACGACCGACGTTCTACGCGACAAGGCACATGAGCTTGACATTGTTGTCTCTGAGGTTGCTGCACGTACACGTGCCCAGGTAGCCCGGGTTGATAACGCGGTAACCGACAGCCTCAATACCGTCGGCCGCGTGACCGCCGAGGTGCATCACGCCGTCATGGTGCCGGTGCGTCATATCTCCGGCGTGATCCATGGGATCAAGGCGGGATTGGAGACGTTGGTCGGACGCGCCAAGACGTGGAGAGATGCTGCCGCGTCGGTTGCGACGGGCGTGGGCGATACCGAAGATTAGGGCCGTATTGCACGGGAGCCCCACGGCTCCCACCCAGATTCGCGCAACGCGCG
This genomic window from Terriglobus albidus contains:
- a CDS encoding YtxH domain-containing protein, with translation MAENDNGSNGIGWFLAGLGIGALIGVLYAPKSGKETREELALSAKEARDKANQYVERGKEQLDEYIDRSRQYYERGRSQWTEYVEKGKDFLHEQQDKVAAAVDAGKQAYSRAAVEEPSNDHSA